From Catharus ustulatus isolate bCatUst1 chromosome 17, bCatUst1.pri.v2, whole genome shotgun sequence, the proteins below share one genomic window:
- the SLC35C2 gene encoding solute carrier family 35 member C2 isoform X2 — MTKSSAILFIMLFSLLFKLEEMRVTLLLVVLLIAGGLFMFTYKSTQFNTQGFMLVLCASFLGGIRWTLTQILMQKAELGLQNPIDIMFHLQPLMFLGLLPLFLVFEGLHSSISEKLFRFHEAGMLFSLVGKLFLGGILAFGLGFSEFLLVSRTSSLTLSIAGIFKEICILFLATHLLGDRLSLLNWLGFAVCLLGISLHVVLKAMNSKGDKVLEPHKEASSDPDLELLLHHPEQGEEEVVETPQQH; from the exons ATGACCAAATCCTCTGCCATTCTCTTCATCATGCTTTTTTCACTGCTCTTCAAGCTGGAGGAAATG AGAGTGACCTTGCTGCTGGTGGTTCTGCTCATTGCTGGGGGACTCTTCATGTTCACCTACAAGTCCACACAGTTCAACACACAGGGGTTTATGCTGGTGCTCTGTGCCTCTTTCCTGGGGGGCATTCGCTGGACTCTCACACAGATACTGATGCAGAAGGCTGAACTGG GGCTCCAGAATCCCATTGATATCATGTTTCACCTGCAGCCGCTCATGTTCCTGGGGCTCTTACCACTCTTTCTGGTGTTTGAGG GCCTGCATTCGTCCATATCAGAGAAGCTCTTCCGTTTCCATGAAGCAGGAATGCTGTTCTCTCTGGTAGGGAAGCTGTTCTTGGGTGGAATTCTTGCCTTTGGTCTAGGCTTTTCTGAGTTCCTCTTGGTTTCCAGAACATCTAGCCTCACCCTTTCCATTGCTGGCATTTTTAAG gaaatctgcattttattcCTTGCCACACATTTACTGGGAGACCGCCTCAGTCTCTTGAACTGGCTGGGCTTTGCTGTCTGCCTGTTAGGAATCTCTCTTCACGTTGTTCTCAAAGCCATGAATTCCAAAG GTGACAAAGTACTGGAGCCACACAAAGAGGCCAGCTCTGACCctgacctggagctgctgctgcaccaccCTGAACAGGGGGAGGAAGAGGTTGTTGAAACCCCACAACAGCACTGA
- the SLC35C2 gene encoding solute carrier family 35 member C2 isoform X1: protein MAAGAGGAALGRAALATPLVLLYYGFSIGITFYNKWLMKSFPFPLLVTLLHLLLIFALAALARALARCRSGRPRAALSWADCLRRAAPAALSTSLDIGLSNWSFLYVTVSLYTMTKSSAILFIMLFSLLFKLEEMRVTLLLVVLLIAGGLFMFTYKSTQFNTQGFMLVLCASFLGGIRWTLTQILMQKAELGLQNPIDIMFHLQPLMFLGLLPLFLVFEGLHSSISEKLFRFHEAGMLFSLVGKLFLGGILAFGLGFSEFLLVSRTSSLTLSIAGIFKEICILFLATHLLGDRLSLLNWLGFAVCLLGISLHVVLKAMNSKGDKVLEPHKEASSDPDLELLLHHPEQGEEEVVETPQQH from the exons atggcggcgggggcgggcggcgcggcccTGGGGCGGGCGGCGCTGGCCACGCCGCTGGTGCTGCTCTACTACGGCTTCTCCATCGGCATCACCTTCTACAACAAGTGGCTGATGAAG AGCTTCCCGTTCCCGCTGCTGGTCACGCTGCTGCACCTGCTGCTCATCTTCGCTCTGGCGGCGCTCGCCCGCGCCCTGGCGCGCTGCCGCTCCGGGCGGCCGCGGGCAGCGCTGTCCTGGGCCGACTGCCTCCGCCGGGCCGCCCCCGCAG CTCTGTCAACATCCTTGGATATTGGGCTGAGTAACTGGAGCTTCCTGTATGTCACTGTCTCCCT CTACACGATGACCAAATCCTCTGCCATTCTCTTCATCATGCTTTTTTCACTGCTCTTCAAGCTGGAGGAAATG AGAGTGACCTTGCTGCTGGTGGTTCTGCTCATTGCTGGGGGACTCTTCATGTTCACCTACAAGTCCACACAGTTCAACACACAGGGGTTTATGCTGGTGCTCTGTGCCTCTTTCCTGGGGGGCATTCGCTGGACTCTCACACAGATACTGATGCAGAAGGCTGAACTGG GGCTCCAGAATCCCATTGATATCATGTTTCACCTGCAGCCGCTCATGTTCCTGGGGCTCTTACCACTCTTTCTGGTGTTTGAGG GCCTGCATTCGTCCATATCAGAGAAGCTCTTCCGTTTCCATGAAGCAGGAATGCTGTTCTCTCTGGTAGGGAAGCTGTTCTTGGGTGGAATTCTTGCCTTTGGTCTAGGCTTTTCTGAGTTCCTCTTGGTTTCCAGAACATCTAGCCTCACCCTTTCCATTGCTGGCATTTTTAAG gaaatctgcattttattcCTTGCCACACATTTACTGGGAGACCGCCTCAGTCTCTTGAACTGGCTGGGCTTTGCTGTCTGCCTGTTAGGAATCTCTCTTCACGTTGTTCTCAAAGCCATGAATTCCAAAG GTGACAAAGTACTGGAGCCACACAAAGAGGCCAGCTCTGACCctgacctggagctgctgctgcaccaccCTGAACAGGGGGAGGAAGAGGTTGTTGAAACCCCACAACAGCACTGA